One Tolypothrix bouteillei VB521301 DNA window includes the following coding sequences:
- a CDS encoding trifunctional serine/threonine-protein kinase/ATP-binding protein/sensor histidine kinase, whose amino-acid sequence MADTLVRIPGYNITEEIYNGSRTLVYRGYREIDSLPVVIKLLKNPYPSFNELVQFRNQYTIAKNLNSPFIVQTYNLEPYQNSYGLVMEDYGAISLKDWIREGEVTLSLREFLQVAIALCHTLNLLYQERIIHKDIKPSNILINPETKQVKLIDFSIASLLPRETQTLVNPNVIEGTLNYISPEQTGRMNRGIDYRTDFYSLGVTFYELLTGKLPFTAHEAMELVHCHIAKTAPLVDKINSKIPSVLSKIVSKLMAKNAEDRYQSALGLKFDLEKCLHQLQVDGKVEDFEIARRDVCDRFIIPDKLYGRETEASSLLQAFKRVSLGATEMMLVAGFSGIGKTAVINEVHKPIVQQRGYFIKGKYDQFNRNIPFSAFVQAFRHLMGQLLSENDTQLAQWKDKILCTLGENGQVLIEVIPELEQIIGKQPVAPELNGSAAQNRFNLLFQKFIAIFTTAEHPLVMFLDDLQWADSASLNLVQVLMSQNAVGYLLMIGAYRDNEVFPAHPLMLTLEEIKKASATISTLTLAPLSQSHINDLVADTLSCSKVLAQPLTELVYQKTKGNPFFVTQFLKALHHEGCIVYDFNIGHWQCDMIAVRSLSLTDDVVQFMALQLQKLPQTTQEILKLAACVGAQFDLETLAIVSEESPTDAATALWKALQEGLVLPTSQIYKFFQGAEQFEAENTVNPTYRFLHDRVQQAAYSLIPDDQQQATHLKIGQLLLQNTAPETVELKVFDITNQLNNGIDLIHCIAERYELAQLNLIAGKKAKVSTAYKAAVKYCTIGIEILPKDSWETAYDLTFKLYRECAECEYITGSIDKAEWLFERALQYAKNKFDLAEIYGLQLALRSNHGENLPASHEAALSGLSVLGMNIPATDEGQQALIETTLKEIQDKLETVQPADLFDLPVMTDPAKKVCMSILPDLWGAAYVGGKQLLTILSILLMLHTSLIYGNTESSGCAYCLYGMMLAIQGDYRNAYEFGRLGRKLDRQFNSIKFIPKTNNVFGHTINPYNRPLVKNVTVYQQTLQASYETGDIGFGIWAVVCIIWTMLLKGDRLSEVYAETEKYLSYVQQVNNVNMSHGFTLQRQFLLHLQGLLEEPDLLVNGTERDIVCLDVWQKNNFESGINWYCFLKIQLLYLYGRYAEALEVAHIAEKTLASNLGLFPIILFHFYYPLSLAALYPQATPENQQHYWDVMLQQRKLLETWTQTCPENFLHQSLLLAAEMARVSGNYVDAIVCYDRAITAAKENHFTHIEALANELAAKFYLEWGKDRIAQEYMTQAYYGYVRWEAKAKVTDLEKRYPQLLVPILLQETCSPLYTNETTFVLGSVTSTSSGTSSNNLSDILDLKATLKASQTLSGEIELEKLFSSLLSIVIENAGADKCVLMLLRDNRLLIKGSMNGETHPVVLQQLPVEDSQDIPLKLIYKVKNNKQTVVLVDATADPTLADDSYIVRQQPKSILCSPILHQGKLMGILYLENNLAMGAFTSDRVELLNLLCSQAAISLENARLYERSQEYAQQLETALQNLQQAQLHIIQSEKMSALGNLVAGVAHEMNNPLGFIFASLKQAKPTFVDIVEHLKLYQKTLPNKSEEILNHESEIDLEYSLEDLPKMLDSMTVACDRLKNISTSLRTFSRADKDYKVPFYIHEGIDSTLLILKHRLKANEYRPAIEVVTHYGNLPQIECFPGQLNQVFMNILANAIDALEESNRGQNLEETKAQPNQITVTTLVENNLVKIAIADNGKGMSESVRQKIFDHLFTTKAVGKGTGLGLAIARQIVEETHGGKLSCNSVLGKGTEFLIEIPMSVSTSQSAKNTEHFPC is encoded by the coding sequence ATGGCTGACACTCTTGTAAGAATTCCCGGATACAACATAACTGAAGAAATCTACAATGGTTCGAGAACTCTAGTTTATCGAGGATATCGAGAGATAGACTCATTACCTGTAGTCATTAAACTGCTGAAAAATCCTTATCCCAGCTTCAATGAACTAGTACAATTTCGCAATCAGTATACCATTGCCAAAAATCTTAACTCACCCTTCATTGTCCAAACTTATAACCTAGAACCTTATCAAAATAGCTATGGGTTGGTGATGGAAGATTACGGCGCGATTTCTTTAAAAGACTGGATTAGGGAAGGGGAAGTAACACTCTCGTTAAGGGAATTTTTACAAGTAGCGATCGCCTTATGCCATACCTTAAATTTACTCTATCAAGAGCGCATTATACACAAAGATATAAAACCCAGCAATATTTTAATTAACCCCGAAACCAAACAAGTCAAATTAATTGATTTTAGTATCGCTTCTCTACTCCCGAGAGAAACCCAAACTCTTGTCAATCCTAATGTAATAGAAGGGACGCTGAATTATATCTCTCCAGAACAAACGGGAAGAATGAATCGCGGGATAGATTATCGCACAGATTTTTATTCTTTGGGTGTTACTTTCTACGAATTACTGACAGGAAAATTGCCATTTACAGCACATGAGGCAATGGAATTGGTGCATTGTCATATTGCTAAAACCGCACCCTTGGTAGATAAAATTAATTCAAAAATTCCATCTGTGCTCTCAAAAATTGTTAGTAAATTGATGGCAAAGAATGCTGAAGATAGATATCAAAGTGCATTAGGACTGAAGTTTGATTTAGAAAAATGTTTGCATCAGCTGCAAGTTGACGGTAAGGTCGAAGACTTTGAAATTGCACGGAGAGATGTTTGCGATCGCTTCATTATCCCTGACAAACTTTACGGACGAGAAACTGAAGCATCAAGTCTGCTCCAAGCCTTTAAAAGAGTCAGCCTTGGTGCAACAGAAATGATGCTAGTTGCGGGCTTTTCCGGGATTGGCAAAACCGCCGTTATCAACGAAGTTCATAAACCCATTGTGCAGCAACGCGGTTACTTCATCAAAGGAAAATACGACCAGTTTAACCGTAACATTCCCTTCAGTGCCTTTGTACAAGCCTTTCGGCACTTGATGGGACAACTCTTGAGTGAAAATGATACTCAGCTAGCACAGTGGAAAGACAAAATCCTCTGTACTTTGGGTGAGAACGGACAAGTCCTCATTGAAGTCATCCCCGAACTCGAACAGATTATTGGCAAACAACCCGTAGCCCCAGAACTGAATGGCAGTGCTGCACAGAACCGCTTCAACTTGCTCTTTCAGAAATTCATTGCCATCTTCACCACAGCAGAACATCCGTTAGTCATGTTCCTCGATGACTTGCAGTGGGCAGATTCAGCTTCACTAAACTTGGTGCAAGTGTTGATGAGCCAAAATGCAGTGGGCTATTTGCTAATGATTGGGGCATATCGAGATAACGAAGTCTTTCCCGCTCATCCCCTAATGCTGACACTTGAAGAGATAAAGAAAGCCTCAGCAACTATCAGCACTCTCACCCTAGCTCCGTTAAGTCAATCTCACATCAATGATTTGGTTGCCGATACCCTCAGCTGTTCAAAAGTTTTAGCACAACCACTGACAGAGTTAGTTTATCAAAAAACCAAAGGCAACCCCTTCTTTGTCACGCAGTTTCTGAAAGCCTTGCATCATGAAGGCTGCATTGTCTATGACTTCAATATAGGACACTGGCAGTGCGATATGATAGCAGTGCGATCGCTCTCGCTTACTGATGATGTGGTTCAGTTTATGGCGCTGCAATTACAAAAGTTGCCACAAACCACTCAAGAGATACTCAAGTTAGCTGCTTGTGTGGGGGCGCAGTTCGATCTGGAAACATTGGCGATTGTTTCAGAAGAATCACCAACCGATGCAGCGACAGCATTGTGGAAAGCCTTGCAGGAAGGCTTGGTTTTACCCACAAGTCAGATTTACAAGTTTTTTCAAGGTGCGGAACAGTTTGAGGCAGAGAATACGGTGAATCCCACCTACCGCTTTTTGCACGATCGCGTTCAGCAAGCCGCTTACTCCCTGATTCCCGATGACCAACAGCAAGCCACTCATCTTAAAATTGGGCAATTGCTGTTGCAAAATACGGCACCTGAAACCGTAGAACTCAAAGTTTTTGATATTACCAATCAGTTGAACAATGGAATCGATTTGATCCATTGTATCGCCGAGCGATATGAGTTAGCTCAGTTGAATCTGATCGCTGGCAAAAAAGCAAAAGTTTCTACAGCTTATAAAGCAGCAGTTAAATACTGCACGATCGGGATTGAAATACTTCCCAAAGATAGTTGGGAAACTGCTTACGACCTTACATTTAAGTTGTATCGGGAATGTGCAGAGTGCGAATATATCACAGGGAGCATTGACAAAGCAGAATGGCTCTTCGAGCGAGCATTACAGTATGCCAAAAATAAATTCGATCTAGCAGAGATTTATGGCCTTCAACTAGCTCTAAGATCCAATCACGGCGAGAATTTACCTGCCAGTCATGAGGCTGCACTGAGTGGCTTGAGTGTTTTGGGAATGAACATCCCAGCAACCGATGAAGGTCAGCAAGCGCTGATCGAAACCACACTCAAGGAGATCCAGGACAAACTAGAAACCGTGCAACCCGCCGATCTATTCGATCTGCCTGTGATGACCGATCCAGCAAAGAAAGTATGTATGTCAATCCTCCCCGATCTATGGGGAGCTGCTTATGTTGGTGGCAAACAACTGCTTACAATTTTGAGCATCCTCTTAATGCTTCATACTTCATTAATCTATGGCAATACCGAAAGTTCGGGCTGTGCTTACTGCTTGTATGGGATGATGCTCGCGATTCAAGGAGACTATCGAAATGCGTATGAGTTTGGTAGGTTGGGACGAAAGCTCGATCGTCAATTCAATAGCATCAAGTTCATTCCCAAAACCAATAACGTTTTTGGTCATACAATCAATCCCTACAACAGACCCCTGGTTAAAAACGTGACAGTTTACCAACAAACCCTTCAAGCCAGTTATGAAACGGGTGACATTGGGTTTGGCATTTGGGCAGTAGTCTGTATTATTTGGACGATGTTGTTGAAAGGCGATCGCCTATCAGAGGTGTATGCCGAAACCGAGAAATACTTGAGCTACGTGCAACAAGTAAATAATGTGAATATGTCGCATGGATTTACCTTACAGCGGCAATTTCTCTTACACCTGCAAGGTTTGTTGGAAGAACCGGATCTCCTAGTTAATGGTACAGAGCGGGACATTGTTTGCCTTGATGTTTGGCAGAAGAATAATTTTGAAAGTGGTATCAATTGGTATTGCTTCTTAAAAATCCAACTATTGTACTTGTATGGTCGCTATGCCGAAGCCCTGGAAGTCGCTCATATTGCTGAAAAAACGCTAGCTTCTAATCTTGGTCTTTTTCCCATCATTTTATTCCACTTTTATTACCCGCTTAGTTTAGCCGCGCTTTATCCTCAAGCAACACCAGAGAATCAACAGCACTACTGGGATGTGATGCTGCAGCAGCGAAAACTTCTAGAAACCTGGACGCAAACCTGTCCTGAGAACTTTTTGCATCAATCACTGTTGCTGGCGGCTGAAATGGCGAGAGTTTCAGGTAACTACGTAGATGCGATCGTCTGTTACGATCGCGCTATTACCGCAGCCAAAGAAAATCACTTTACCCATATTGAAGCACTTGCCAACGAACTAGCAGCAAAGTTTTACTTGGAATGGGGTAAGGATCGCATTGCTCAGGAGTATATGACTCAAGCCTACTATGGCTATGTCCGTTGGGAAGCAAAAGCCAAAGTCACTGACTTGGAAAAACGCTATCCCCAACTGCTTGTCCCCATTCTGTTACAGGAAACTTGTTCTCCCCTTTACACTAACGAAACTACCTTTGTCTTGGGGAGTGTTACATCCACTAGTTCGGGCACTTCTAGCAACAATCTCTCAGATATCCTAGATTTAAAAGCTACTCTCAAAGCTTCCCAGACTCTTTCAGGTGAAATCGAACTCGAAAAACTGTTTTCATCGTTACTTTCTATCGTCATTGAAAATGCAGGGGCTGATAAATGCGTGTTAATGCTCTTGCGAGACAACCGCTTGCTAATCAAAGGCTCAATGAACGGGGAAACACACCCCGTCGTATTGCAGCAACTTCCGGTTGAAGATAGCCAAGACATTCCCCTGAAGCTGATTTACAAAGTCAAGAACAACAAGCAGACGGTTGTCCTGGTGGATGCGACAGCAGATCCTACCTTAGCCGACGACTCCTATATTGTTCGTCAGCAACCTAAAAGTATCTTATGTAGCCCGATTTTGCATCAGGGGAAGTTGATGGGCATTTTATATCTAGAAAATAATTTAGCAATGGGAGCTTTCACAAGCGATCGCGTCGAACTGCTCAACTTACTCTGCTCTCAAGCTGCTATTTCTTTAGAAAATGCTCGACTTTATGAACGTTCTCAGGAATATGCCCAACAACTAGAAACTGCTTTACAAAACCTGCAACAAGCACAATTACACATCATCCAAAGTGAGAAAATGTCTGCTTTGGGTAACTTAGTTGCTGGTGTTGCTCACGAAATGAATAATCCTTTAGGTTTTATTTTTGCCAGTCTCAAACAAGCTAAACCTACCTTCGTCGATATTGTGGAACACTTGAAACTCTATCAAAAAACTTTACCGAACAAGAGTGAAGAAATTCTCAACCACGAATCAGAAATCGACTTGGAATATAGCTTAGAAGACTTGCCCAAAATGCTTGATTCCATGACTGTAGCATGCGACAGGCTCAAAAATATCAGCACCAGTTTACGTACTTTTTCCCGTGCCGATAAAGATTACAAAGTACCGTTTTACATTCATGAAGGCATTGATAGCACTCTTCTCATTCTCAAACACCGTCTCAAAGCTAACGAATACCGTCCTGCCATTGAAGTCGTGACTCACTACGGTAATTTACCTCAAATTGAATGTTTTCCAGGACAATTAAATCAGGTATTTATGAATATTTTAGCTAATGCTATTGATGCATTAGAGGAGTCGAATCGCGGACAGAATCTTGAAGAAACTAAAGCTCAACCCAACCAAATTACTGTTACAACTTTAGTAGAAAATAATCTGGTTAAAATTGCTATTGCTGATAATGGCAAGGGGATGAGTGAATCAGTCAGACAGAAGATATTTGACCATTTATTTACTACGAAAGCTGTGGGAAAAGGAACGGGGTTGGGATTGGCGATCGCTCGGCAAATTGTTGAAGAAACGCACGGTGGCAAATTGAGTTGCAATTCTGTTCTTGGAAAGGGGACAGAATTTCTTATTGAAATTCCCATGTCAGTCAGTACAAGTCAATCAGCTAAAAATACAGAGCACTTTCCATGCTAA
- a CDS encoding GNAT family N-acetyltransferase translates to MNKAAISLDLEKVTEDHAEMLYSHLSDPILYEYLEDEIPTLSDLKHKFKFAALEKSPDNDTMTWLKWAAVLPQRQFVGVVEIGIFDDAYAEIGLMTFANFQKRGYAPAYCSKAIALARERFDFPALYASVNEQNYGCRKVLENLDFELYSVNKTAEFVKGKFSDELIYRLTFLKPN, encoded by the coding sequence ATGAACAAAGCTGCGATTAGCTTGGATCTAGAAAAAGTGACGGAAGACCACGCCGAGATGCTGTACTCACATCTAAGTGACCCTATTTTATATGAATATTTAGAAGATGAGATACCGACTCTCTCGGATTTGAAGCACAAGTTCAAGTTTGCTGCACTGGAAAAATCACCTGATAACGATACTATGACTTGGCTCAAGTGGGCGGCGGTACTTCCCCAACGCCAGTTTGTTGGAGTTGTCGAGATAGGTATTTTCGATGACGCTTACGCAGAAATTGGTCTCATGACTTTTGCAAACTTTCAGAAACGGGGGTATGCGCCTGCTTACTGCTCAAAAGCGATCGCCCTTGCTCGCGAGCGCTTTGACTTTCCTGCTCTTTATGCTTCGGTGAACGAGCAAAACTATGGTTGTCGTAAGGTGCTTGAGAATCTTGATTTTGAGCTATATAGCGTTAATAAGACCGCAGAGTTTGTCAAAGGTAAATTTTCTGATGAACTTATTTACCGTTTGACCTTTTTGAAACCCAACTGA